The Thermoanaerobaculia bacterium sequence GCGCGCTCGTACCCGGCAGGGTCGGAACAGTTGCCGAGGTTCATGCTGCCGCGCAGCTGCGCGATCGACTCGTACTGGTGATCCGCGAGCCAGTAGGCGAACTCCTCGCGCAGCGTGCGCAACCTCTCCGGGCCGTGCGCCAGCAGCTCCGAGACCATCT is a genomic window containing:
- a CDS encoding dihydroorotate dehydrogenase-like protein; this encodes MVSELLAHGPERLRTLREEFAYWLADHQYESIAQLRGSMNLGNCSDPAGYERANYMLILRSWHR